In the Streptomyces sp. BHT-5-2 genome, one interval contains:
- a CDS encoding biotin carboxylase N-terminal domain-containing protein, with the protein MTTFDTGLFDTVLVANRGEIAVRVIRTLRALGIRSVAVYSDADADARHVREADTAVRIGPAPAAESYLSIEHLLDAAARTGARAVHPGYGFLAENAAFARACTDAGLVFIGPPADAIELMGDKIRAKETVRAAGVPVVPGSSGSGLSDAQLAAAAREIGVPVLLKPSAGGGGKGMRLVRDAAELADDIAAARREARSSFGDDTLLVERWIDRPRHIEIQVLADGHGTVLHLGERECSLQRRHQKIIEEAPSVLLDEATRAAMGAAAVQAARSCGYRGAGTVEFIVPGKDPAGYCFMEMNTRLQVEHPVTELITGLDLVEWQLRVAAGERLPWAQEDLAFTGHAVEARICAETLSVKGGAPAFLPTGGTVLTLREPHGDGERTDSGLTEGAEVGSRYDPMLAKVVAHGPDRASALRKLRAALAATVTLGVPTNAGFLRRLLAHPDVVSGELDTGLVERVAADLVDTAVPDEVYAAAAAVRQAALEPAPGEHGWRDPFATPTGFRLGGTPAPVRHWLRVPGHDPVAYDVRPGAAPEHFAVTDDEVRVTVDGVRHTFHRGGDWLGRDGDAWHVTDHDPVAEALRAAARGHGVDALAAPMPGTVTVVKVAVGDEVTAGQGLLVVEAMKMEHVISAPHAGTVTELDVSPGSTVAMDQVLAVVAPHEDDAPPPDGTTPRTDEEATA; encoded by the coding sequence ATGACCACCTTCGACACCGGCCTGTTCGACACCGTCCTGGTCGCCAACCGCGGGGAGATCGCGGTCCGCGTCATCCGGACGCTGCGCGCCCTCGGCATCCGCTCGGTCGCGGTGTACAGCGACGCGGACGCCGACGCCCGGCACGTCCGCGAGGCCGACACCGCGGTCCGGATCGGCCCGGCCCCGGCCGCGGAGAGCTATCTGTCGATCGAGCACCTGCTGGACGCCGCCGCCCGCACCGGCGCCCGGGCCGTCCACCCCGGCTACGGCTTCCTCGCCGAGAACGCCGCCTTCGCCCGCGCCTGCACCGACGCCGGGCTGGTGTTCATCGGGCCGCCCGCGGACGCCATCGAGCTGATGGGCGACAAGATCCGGGCCAAGGAGACGGTCCGCGCCGCCGGCGTCCCGGTCGTCCCCGGTTCCTCGGGCAGTGGGCTGAGCGACGCCCAACTGGCCGCCGCCGCCCGGGAGATCGGCGTGCCGGTGCTGCTGAAGCCGTCGGCCGGCGGCGGCGGCAAGGGCATGCGCCTGGTCCGGGACGCCGCCGAACTGGCCGATGACATCGCCGCCGCCCGCCGCGAGGCCCGCTCGTCCTTCGGGGACGACACCCTGCTGGTGGAGCGCTGGATCGACCGCCCCCGGCACATCGAGATCCAGGTGCTGGCCGACGGCCACGGCACCGTCCTCCACCTCGGCGAGCGCGAGTGCTCCCTCCAGCGCCGCCACCAGAAGATCATCGAGGAGGCCCCCTCGGTGCTGCTGGACGAGGCCACCCGCGCCGCGATGGGCGCGGCGGCCGTCCAGGCGGCCCGCTCCTGCGGCTACCGCGGCGCCGGCACCGTCGAGTTCATCGTCCCCGGCAAGGACCCGGCCGGCTACTGCTTCATGGAGATGAACACCCGTCTCCAGGTGGAGCACCCCGTCACCGAGCTCATCACGGGACTCGACCTCGTCGAATGGCAGCTGAGGGTCGCCGCCGGCGAGCGACTCCCCTGGGCCCAGGAGGACCTCGCCTTCACCGGGCACGCCGTGGAGGCCCGGATCTGCGCCGAGACCCTGTCCGTCAAGGGGGGCGCCCCCGCCTTCCTGCCGACCGGCGGCACGGTCCTCACCCTGCGCGAGCCGCACGGCGACGGGGAGCGCACCGACTCCGGCCTCACCGAGGGCGCCGAGGTCGGCAGCCGCTACGACCCGATGCTCGCCAAGGTCGTCGCACACGGCCCGGACCGGGCGAGCGCCCTGCGGAAGCTGCGGGCCGCGCTGGCCGCCACGGTCACCCTGGGCGTGCCCACCAACGCCGGCTTCCTGCGCCGGCTGCTGGCCCACCCGGACGTGGTCTCCGGCGAGCTGGACACCGGCCTCGTCGAGCGGGTCGCGGCCGACCTCGTCGACACCGCGGTGCCGGACGAGGTCTACGCGGCGGCCGCCGCGGTCCGCCAGGCCGCCCTGGAGCCGGCCCCCGGCGAGCACGGCTGGCGCGACCCGTTCGCCACCCCCACCGGCTTCCGGCTCGGCGGCACGCCCGCCCCGGTGCGGCACTGGCTGCGGGTCCCCGGCCACGACCCGGTGGCCTACGACGTCCGGCCCGGCGCCGCCCCGGAGCACTTCGCGGTCACCGACGACGAGGTGCGGGTCACCGTCGACGGCGTCCGGCACACCTTCCACCGCGGCGGCGACTGGCTGGGCCGGGACGGCGACGCCTGGCACGTCACCGACCACGACCCGGTGGCCGAGGCACTGCGCGCGGCGGCCCGCGGGCACGGCGTGGACGCCCTCGCCGCCCCGATGCCCGGCACCGTCACCGTCGTCAAGGTCGCCGTCGGCGACGAGGTCACCGCCGGGCAGGGCCTGCTGGTGGTGGAGGCGATGAAGATGGAGCACGTGATCTCCGCGCCGCACGCCGGCACGGTCACCGAGCTGGACGTCTCCCCCGGCAGCACGGTCGCCATGGACCAGGTGCTGGCCGTCGTCGCCCCCCACGAGGACGACGCCCCGCCCCCGGACGGCACCACCCCGCGCACGGACGAGGAGGCCACGGCATGA
- a CDS encoding hydroxymethylglutaryl-CoA lyase, which yields MSGTTTPPVTGLPMEVPAEGLPTRVRIHEVGPRDGLQNEQTVVPTEVKAEFIRRLAAAGLPVIEATSFVHPKWVPQLADAERLFPMVDDLDPRRLPVLVPNERGLERALALGARRIAVIGSATESFARANLNRTVDEALAMFEPVVRRARDEKIHVRGYLSMCFGDPWEGPVPITQVVRVCRALLDLGCDELSLGDTIGVATPGHVQHLLAALNEARVPTSRLGVHFHDTYGQALANTFAALQHGVTTVDASAGGLGGCPYARSATGNLATEDLVWMLHGLGIETGVDLGRLVETSVWLADVLGRPSPSRTVRALSHKE from the coding sequence ATGAGCGGCACGACCACGCCCCCGGTGACCGGGCTCCCCATGGAGGTGCCCGCGGAGGGCCTGCCCACCCGCGTACGGATCCACGAGGTCGGCCCCCGCGACGGCCTCCAGAACGAGCAGACGGTCGTCCCCACCGAGGTCAAGGCGGAGTTCATCCGCCGGCTGGCCGCCGCGGGCCTGCCGGTGATCGAGGCCACCAGCTTCGTGCACCCCAAGTGGGTTCCCCAACTCGCCGACGCCGAGCGGCTGTTCCCGATGGTGGACGACCTGGACCCGCGGCGGCTGCCGGTGCTGGTGCCCAACGAGCGGGGACTGGAACGCGCGCTGGCGCTGGGCGCCCGCCGGATCGCGGTGATCGGCAGCGCCACCGAGTCGTTCGCCAGGGCCAACCTCAACCGCACCGTCGACGAGGCACTGGCCATGTTCGAGCCGGTCGTCCGCCGCGCCCGGGACGAGAAGATCCACGTCCGCGGCTATCTGTCGATGTGCTTCGGCGACCCCTGGGAGGGCCCGGTGCCGATCACCCAGGTCGTCCGGGTCTGCCGGGCCCTGCTCGACCTCGGCTGCGACGAGCTGAGCCTCGGCGACACCATCGGCGTGGCCACCCCCGGCCACGTCCAGCACCTGCTCGCCGCGCTCAACGAGGCCCGGGTACCCACCTCCCGGCTGGGCGTGCACTTCCACGACACCTACGGGCAGGCCCTCGCCAACACCTTCGCCGCGCTCCAGCACGGCGTCACCACCGTCGACGCCTCCGCGGGCGGCCTGGGCGGCTGCCCCTACGCCAGGAGCGCCACCGGCAACCTCGCCACCGAAGACCTCGTATGGATGCTGCACGGCCTCGGCATCGAGACCGGTGTCGATCTGGGGCGGCTGGTCGAGACCAGCGTCTGGCTGGCCGACGTCCTGGGCCGCCCCAGCCCCTCGCGCACCGTCCGTGCCCTCTCCCACAAGGAGTGA
- a CDS encoding acyl-CoA dehydrogenase family protein, with protein sequence MDHRLPDELEELRRTVEAFAHDVVAPQIGDYYERHAFPYDIVRQMGQMGLFGLPFPEEYGGMGGDYLALGIALEELARVDSSVAITLEAGVSLGAMPLYRFGTEEQKRAWLPKLCSGEMLGAFGLTEPDGGSDAGATRTTAVRDGDSWVINGTKCFITNSGTDLTGLVTVTAVTGRRPDGSPLISAIIVPSGTPGFTVAAPYSKVGWNASDTRELSFADVRVPAANLVGEEGRGYAQFLRILDEGRIAIAAVATGLAQGCVDESLKYARERHAFGRPIGANQAVQFKLADMEMRAHTARLAWRDAASRLVHGEPFKKEAALAKLHSSEVAVDNAREGTQIHGGYGFMNEYPVARMWRDAKILEIGEGTSEVQRMLIARELGL encoded by the coding sequence CTGGACCACCGCCTGCCCGACGAGCTGGAAGAACTCCGGCGCACGGTCGAGGCGTTCGCACACGACGTCGTCGCCCCGCAGATCGGCGACTACTACGAACGGCACGCCTTCCCCTACGACATCGTCCGCCAGATGGGCCAGATGGGCCTGTTCGGCCTGCCGTTCCCCGAGGAGTACGGCGGGATGGGCGGCGACTACCTCGCACTCGGCATCGCCCTGGAGGAGCTGGCCCGGGTCGACTCCTCGGTGGCCATCACCCTGGAGGCCGGGGTCTCGCTCGGCGCGATGCCCCTCTACCGTTTCGGCACCGAGGAGCAGAAGCGCGCCTGGCTGCCGAAGCTGTGCAGCGGCGAGATGCTCGGCGCGTTCGGCCTCACCGAGCCGGACGGCGGCTCGGACGCCGGCGCCACCCGCACCACCGCCGTCCGGGACGGCGACAGCTGGGTGATCAACGGCACCAAGTGCTTCATCACCAACTCCGGCACCGACCTCACCGGCCTGGTGACGGTCACCGCGGTCACCGGCCGCCGGCCCGACGGCTCGCCCCTGATCTCCGCGATCATCGTGCCGTCCGGCACCCCCGGCTTCACGGTCGCCGCCCCGTACTCCAAGGTCGGCTGGAACGCCTCCGACACCCGCGAGCTGTCCTTCGCCGACGTCCGCGTCCCGGCCGCCAACCTCGTGGGCGAGGAGGGCCGCGGCTACGCCCAGTTCCTGCGCATCCTCGACGAGGGCCGGATCGCCATCGCCGCGGTGGCCACGGGCCTGGCCCAGGGCTGCGTCGACGAGTCGCTGAAGTACGCCAGGGAGCGCCACGCCTTCGGCCGCCCCATCGGCGCCAACCAGGCCGTGCAGTTCAAGCTCGCCGACATGGAGATGCGCGCCCACACCGCCCGGCTGGCCTGGCGCGACGCCGCCTCCCGGCTGGTGCACGGCGAGCCGTTCAAGAAGGAGGCCGCGCTCGCCAAGCTCCACTCCTCCGAGGTCGCGGTGGACAACGCCCGCGAGGGCACCCAGATCCACGGCGGCTACGGCTTCATGAACGAGTACCCGGTCGCCCGCATGTGGCGCGACGCCAAGATCCTCGAAATCGGCGAGGGCACCAGCGAAGTCCAACGCATGCTGATCGCCCGGGAGTTGGGGCTGTAG
- a CDS encoding TetR/AcrR family transcriptional regulator: protein MPPRQRLTPADRRAQLLAVGAQLFAARPYEEVLMEDIAGRAGVSRALLYRHFPNKRDLFAAVYQQAADQLLVKSRFDPADTLVEQLVEGMEAHLDYFVANRNAVLAGNRVLAGDPVIQTIIANELDALRARLLGVLPLADDAAREAVSQVLKSWLVFVRVLVVDWLTRETCTRAELRDVCVGAVLGAIRPLLPTDPAPDWPR from the coding sequence ATGCCGCCCCGCCAGCGCCTCACCCCCGCCGACCGCCGCGCCCAGCTCCTCGCCGTCGGCGCGCAGCTCTTCGCCGCCCGCCCGTACGAAGAGGTGCTGATGGAGGACATCGCCGGACGGGCAGGGGTGTCCCGCGCGCTGCTCTACCGTCACTTCCCGAACAAACGTGACCTTTTCGCGGCGGTCTACCAGCAGGCGGCCGACCAGCTGCTGGTCAAGAGCCGGTTCGACCCCGCCGACACCCTGGTCGAGCAACTCGTCGAGGGCATGGAGGCCCACCTCGACTACTTCGTCGCGAACCGCAACGCCGTCCTTGCCGGCAACCGCGTTCTCGCCGGCGACCCCGTCATCCAGACGATCATCGCGAACGAGCTCGACGCCCTCCGGGCCCGCCTGCTGGGGGTCCTCCCCCTCGCGGACGACGCCGCCCGTGAGGCCGTGTCCCAGGTGCTCAAGAGCTGGCTGGTGTTCGTCCGGGTGCTCGTCGTCGACTGGCTCACCAGGGAAACCTGCACCCGGGCCGAACTCCGCGACGTGTGCGTGGGTGCCGTCCTCGGCGCCATCCGTCCGCTGCTTCCCACGGATCCCGCGCCCGACTGGCCTCGTTGA
- a CDS encoding DUF4345 domain-containing protein — translation MARTLRVLAWVMGIACVAIGLLHVVAGMSAIPGAGDGDATVDSFGRFMGAIFAGYGLAWLWAARRMPIPAVAVRLLTGVFLLGGLSRVLSIAVAGWPDGFQVVLMAIELGLPPVYFWLADADERATPARA, via the coding sequence ATGGCCAGGACTCTGCGGGTACTCGCGTGGGTGATGGGCATCGCGTGCGTGGCGATCGGACTGCTCCACGTGGTCGCCGGGATGTCGGCGATCCCGGGCGCCGGAGACGGCGACGCGACGGTCGACAGCTTCGGCCGGTTCATGGGCGCGATCTTCGCCGGGTACGGGCTGGCCTGGCTGTGGGCCGCCCGGCGGATGCCCATCCCGGCGGTGGCGGTGCGGCTGCTGACCGGGGTGTTCCTGCTGGGCGGACTCAGCCGGGTGCTGTCGATCGCGGTGGCGGGGTGGCCGGACGGCTTCCAGGTGGTGCTGATGGCGATCGAACTCGGGCTGCCGCCGGTGTACTTCTGGCTCGCGGACGCGGACGAGCGGGCGACCCCGGCGCGGGCCTGA
- a CDS encoding beta-N-acetylhexosaminidase produces MRRRRLLFSLLLVAAAGTVTTAALPQQHAAAAAPVPLGRVIPAPASVRPAGGAYTLGERTRIRVPGNSGEARRIGGYLADLLRPATGLPLPVTTRGGPDGIVLRLGGRDSRGLGTEGYRLTSGGRAVTISAAHPAGLFHGVQTLRQLLPAAVEKRTRQPGPWRVAGGTIADSPRYAYRGAMLDVSRHFFTVAQVKRYIDQLAQYKINQLHLHLSDDQGWRIAIDSWPRLATYGGSTQVGGGPGGHYTKDDYREIVRYAADRYLTVVPEIDMPGHTNAALASYADLNCDGQAPPLYTGTKVGFSSLCVPKKTTYDFVDDVVREIAALTPGRYLHIGGDEAHSTSHADYVAFMDKVQPVVAKYGKTVIGWHQLTGAHPARGALAQYWGYDRTGAAERAQVVDAAKHGTGLILSPADRAYLDMKYDRDTPLGLDWAGLVDVRRAYDWDPGGYLAGVPGTAVRGVEAPLWSETLTTSADVEYMAFPRLPGIAELGWSPAHTHDWNAYRTRLAAQGPRWDAQGVNYYRAPGVPWGDGR; encoded by the coding sequence ATGAGACGACGCAGACTCCTGTTCTCGCTGCTGCTGGTCGCGGCTGCCGGGACGGTGACCACCGCGGCCCTGCCGCAGCAGCACGCCGCGGCCGCCGCCCCCGTCCCGCTCGGCCGGGTGATCCCGGCACCCGCCTCCGTCCGCCCGGCCGGCGGCGCCTACACACTCGGCGAACGCACCCGGATCCGGGTGCCCGGCAACTCCGGTGAGGCCCGCCGGATCGGCGGCTACCTCGCGGACCTGCTGCGGCCGGCCACCGGCCTCCCACTGCCGGTCACCACCCGCGGCGGCCCGGACGGCATCGTCCTGCGGCTCGGCGGCCGGGACAGCCGCGGGCTCGGCACGGAGGGCTACCGGCTGACCTCCGGCGGCCGCGCGGTCACCATCAGCGCCGCCCACCCGGCCGGCCTCTTCCACGGCGTCCAGACCCTCCGCCAGCTGCTGCCGGCCGCCGTCGAGAAGCGCACCCGCCAGCCCGGCCCCTGGCGCGTCGCCGGCGGCACCATCGCCGACAGCCCGCGCTACGCCTACCGCGGCGCGATGCTGGACGTCTCCCGGCACTTCTTCACCGTCGCGCAGGTCAAGCGGTACATCGACCAGCTCGCCCAGTACAAGATCAACCAGCTGCATCTGCACCTCTCCGACGACCAGGGCTGGCGGATCGCGATCGACTCCTGGCCGCGGCTGGCGACGTACGGCGGTTCCACCCAGGTCGGCGGCGGGCCCGGCGGCCACTACACCAAGGACGACTACCGCGAGATCGTCCGCTACGCCGCGGACCGCTATCTGACCGTGGTCCCCGAGATCGACATGCCCGGCCACACCAACGCCGCGCTCGCCTCCTACGCCGACCTCAACTGCGACGGCCAGGCGCCGCCCCTCTACACCGGCACCAAGGTCGGCTTCAGCTCGCTGTGCGTGCCCAAGAAGACCACCTACGACTTCGTCGACGACGTCGTCCGGGAGATCGCCGCCCTCACGCCCGGCCGCTACCTCCACATCGGCGGCGACGAGGCGCACTCCACCAGCCACGCGGACTACGTCGCCTTCATGGACAAGGTGCAGCCGGTGGTCGCCAAGTACGGCAAGACCGTGATCGGCTGGCACCAGCTGACCGGGGCGCACCCGGCCAGGGGCGCGCTCGCCCAGTACTGGGGCTACGACCGGACGGGCGCGGCGGAGCGCGCGCAGGTCGTCGACGCGGCGAAGCACGGCACCGGGCTGATCCTCTCGCCCGCCGACCGCGCCTACCTCGACATGAAGTACGACAGGGACACCCCGCTGGGCCTGGACTGGGCCGGCCTCGTGGACGTCCGGCGCGCCTACGACTGGGACCCGGGCGGCTACCTGGCGGGCGTGCCCGGCACGGCGGTCCGGGGCGTCGAGGCGCCCCTGTGGTCGGAGACGCTCACGACCTCGGCCGACGTCGAGTACATGGCCTTCCCCAGGCTCCCCGGCATCGCCGAACTGGGCTGGTCCCCGGCCCACACGCACGACTGGAACGCCTACCGGACCCGCCTCGCCGCCCAGGGCCCCCGCTGGGACGCCCAGGGCGTCAACTACTACCGGGCGCCGGGGGTGCCGTGGGGCGACGGGCGGTGA
- the glmS gene encoding glutamine--fructose-6-phosphate transaminase (isomerizing), translating into MCGIVGYIGKRDVAPLLLEGLQRLEYRGYDSAGIAIHAKGTGKAAGGLKTAKAKGRVRELESRLPKRFAGSTGIAHTRWATHGAPTDENAHPHLDTEGKVAVVHNGIIDNAADLRARLTADGVVFASETDTEVLAHLIGGSAAATLEEKVREALRHVEGTYGIAVLHADFADRIVVARNGSPVVLGIGEHEMFVSSDVAALVSHTRQVVTLDDGEMATLKADDYRTYTTEGSRTTATPETVEYAAESYDLGGHDTYMHKEISEQAEAVDRALRGRIDDRFSTVHLGGLNLDAREARAVRRVKILGCGTSYHAGQIGAQMIEELARIPSDAEPASEFRYRDPVVDPDTLYVAVSQSGETYDVLAAVQELKRKGARVLGLVNVVGSAIARETDGGIYVHAGPEVCVVSTKCFTNMVVSFALLALHLGRIRDLSVADGKRIIEGLRKLPGQIDEILKGEDDIKKLSALYADAKSMMFIGRVRGYPVAREASLKLKEVSYIHAEAYPASELKHGPLALIEPAMPTVAIVPDDDLLEKNRAALEEIKARSGRILAVAHQEQEKADHTIVVPKNEPELDPILMGIPLQLLAYHTALALGRDIDKPRNLAKSVTVE; encoded by the coding sequence ATGTGCGGGATCGTCGGATACATCGGCAAGCGCGACGTCGCGCCGCTGCTGCTTGAGGGCCTTCAGCGCCTGGAGTACCGCGGCTACGACTCGGCCGGTATCGCCATCCACGCCAAGGGCACCGGCAAGGCCGCGGGCGGGCTGAAGACCGCCAAGGCCAAGGGCCGGGTGCGGGAGCTGGAGTCCCGGCTGCCGAAGCGCTTCGCGGGCTCCACCGGCATCGCGCACACCCGCTGGGCCACCCACGGCGCCCCCACCGACGAGAACGCCCACCCGCACCTCGACACCGAGGGCAAGGTCGCGGTCGTCCACAACGGCATCATCGACAACGCCGCCGACCTGCGCGCCCGGCTGACCGCCGACGGCGTGGTCTTCGCCTCCGAGACCGACACCGAGGTCCTGGCCCACCTGATCGGCGGCTCCGCCGCCGCCACGCTGGAGGAGAAGGTCCGCGAGGCGCTCCGCCACGTCGAGGGCACCTACGGCATCGCCGTCCTGCACGCCGACTTTGCCGACCGCATCGTGGTCGCCCGCAACGGCTCCCCGGTCGTCCTGGGCATCGGCGAGCACGAGATGTTCGTCTCCTCCGACGTCGCCGCGCTGGTCTCGCACACCCGCCAGGTCGTCACCCTCGACGACGGCGAGATGGCCACCCTCAAGGCCGACGACTACCGCACCTACACCACCGAGGGCTCGCGGACGACGGCGACGCCGGAGACCGTCGAGTACGCGGCCGAGTCCTACGACCTGGGCGGCCACGACACCTACATGCACAAGGAGATCTCCGAGCAGGCGGAGGCGGTGGACCGGGCGCTGCGCGGCCGGATCGACGACCGCTTCTCCACCGTCCACCTCGGCGGTCTCAACCTCGACGCCCGCGAGGCCCGCGCGGTGCGCCGGGTGAAGATCCTGGGCTGCGGCACCTCGTACCACGCCGGCCAGATCGGCGCCCAGATGATCGAGGAGCTGGCCCGCATCCCCTCGGACGCCGAGCCGGCCTCCGAGTTCCGCTACCGCGACCCGGTCGTGGACCCCGACACCCTCTACGTCGCGGTCTCCCAGTCCGGTGAGACCTACGACGTGCTGGCCGCCGTCCAGGAGCTCAAGCGCAAGGGCGCGCGGGTCCTGGGCCTGGTGAACGTGGTCGGCTCGGCGATCGCCCGGGAGACCGACGGCGGCATCTACGTGCACGCCGGCCCGGAGGTCTGCGTGGTCTCCACCAAGTGCTTCACCAACATGGTGGTCTCCTTCGCGCTGCTCGCCCTGCACCTGGGCCGGATCCGGGACCTGTCGGTCGCGGACGGCAAGCGGATCATCGAGGGCCTGCGGAAGCTGCCCGGCCAGATCGACGAGATCCTCAAGGGCGAGGACGACATCAAGAAGCTCTCGGCGCTGTACGCCGACGCCAAGTCGATGATGTTCATCGGCCGGGTGCGCGGCTACCCGGTGGCCCGCGAGGCGTCCCTGAAGCTCAAGGAGGTCTCGTACATCCACGCCGAGGCGTACCCGGCCTCGGAGCTCAAGCACGGCCCGCTGGCGCTCATCGAGCCCGCCATGCCGACCGTGGCGATCGTCCCGGACGACGACCTGCTGGAGAAGAACCGCGCCGCGCTGGAGGAGATCAAGGCCCGCAGCGGCCGGATCCTCGCCGTCGCCCACCAGGAGCAGGAGAAGGCCGACCACACCATCGTGGTCCCGAAGAACGAGCCCGAGCTGGACCCGATCCTGATGGGCATCCCGCTGCAACTCCTCGCCTACCACACCGCGTTGGCCCTGGGC